The Faecalibacter sp. LW9 genome has a segment encoding these proteins:
- a CDS encoding NAD-dependent epimerase/dehydratase family protein, translated as MEKILVTGAAGFIGMHLSQALCALGHHVIGYDNINDYYDVNLKYGRLNQLGIDRAEAQIFQQKCTSKALNFHFYRANLEDLEFMTSLFEAYQFDRVIHLAAQAGVRYSIENPHAYGQSNLVGFLNVLESCRTFKVKHLLYASSSSVYGNSTDVPFSTQQNVDLPISLYAATKKSNELMAHAYSHLYGIQTIGLRFFTVYGPWGRPDMAMFLFTDAIFNQRPIKVFNHGDLSRDFTYIDDIIQGILRLVEKEPINHYELYNIGNSKPVQLMDFIREVEHSTGLKATLEMLPMQPGDVNQTWADVHDLMENYEYQPHYPIDKGVENFVQWYRSYYKK; from the coding sequence ATGGAAAAAATATTAGTCACAGGAGCTGCCGGATTTATTGGTATGCATTTATCCCAAGCACTTTGTGCCTTAGGGCATCACGTAATCGGTTATGATAATATCAATGATTATTACGATGTCAATTTAAAGTATGGCCGTTTAAATCAACTAGGGATTGATCGTGCTGAAGCGCAAATTTTTCAACAAAAATGTACTTCGAAGGCGCTTAACTTCCACTTTTACCGTGCAAATTTAGAAGACTTGGAGTTTATGACTTCCTTGTTTGAAGCCTATCAATTTGATCGCGTTATTCATTTGGCTGCCCAAGCGGGGGTTCGATATAGTATCGAAAATCCACATGCTTATGGGCAAAGTAATTTGGTGGGATTTTTAAATGTCTTGGAATCTTGTCGAACGTTCAAGGTGAAACATCTGTTGTATGCCAGTAGTTCAAGTGTTTATGGGAATTCAACTGATGTACCCTTTTCCACACAACAAAATGTAGATTTACCGATTAGTTTATATGCGGCTACGAAAAAGTCCAATGAATTGATGGCACATGCCTACAGTCATTTGTACGGAATACAAACAATAGGATTACGATTCTTTACGGTATATGGTCCGTGGGGACGTCCGGACATGGCGATGTTTCTATTTACAGATGCCATTTTTAACCAACGCCCGATAAAGGTATTTAATCATGGGGATTTATCCCGTGACTTTACATACATCGACGACATTATACAAGGGATTCTAAGATTAGTTGAAAAGGAGCCTATAAATCATTATGAATTGTATAATATAGGGAACAGTAAACCGGTGCAATTGATGGATTTCATTCGAGAAGTGGAACATTCTACAGGATTAAAAGCTACTTTAGAAATGTTACCAATGCAACCAGGAGATGTTAACCAGACATGGGCGGATGTTCATGATTTAATGGAGAATTATGAATATCAACCCCATTATCCCATAGATAAAGGGGTTGAAAACTTTGTCCAATGGTATCGTTCGTATTATAAAAAATAA
- a CDS encoding SDR family oxidoreductase yields the protein MKHILITGGAGFIGSNLTEYFLGKGYRVTCLDNFATGHRYNIQPFLTHENYQLIEGDIRDFETCQKAVQGVDYVLHQAALGSVPRSIKDPQTSNEVNVTGFLNMLTAARDEKVHRFVYAASSSTYGDSENLPKVEDIIGKPLSPYAITKYVNELYADIFSKTYGMSCIGLRYFNVFGRRQDPNEAYAAVIPLFVKQFMNHESPVINGTGDYSRDFTYIDNVIQMNELTMLTENPGAINTVYNTAVGDRTTLNDLIGYLKNYLSAYDPQIASVEVIHGPNRQGDIPHSLATIEKAKQLLGYQPTHTIDKGLKEAVKWYWENLK from the coding sequence ATGAAACATATTTTAATCACTGGAGGCGCTGGGTTTATTGGATCTAACCTGACAGAATACTTTTTAGGAAAAGGATATCGTGTGACTTGCTTGGATAATTTTGCAACAGGACATCGATATAATATCCAACCTTTCTTGACGCATGAGAATTATCAATTGATCGAAGGAGATATTCGCGATTTTGAAACCTGTCAAAAAGCGGTACAAGGAGTGGATTATGTCTTGCATCAAGCTGCTTTGGGATCAGTACCCCGTTCCATTAAAGATCCCCAAACGTCCAATGAGGTCAATGTGACGGGATTTTTAAACATGTTGACAGCGGCAAGAGATGAAAAAGTTCACCGTTTTGTGTATGCGGCATCATCCTCAACTTATGGAGATTCCGAAAATCTACCCAAAGTAGAAGATATCATTGGAAAACCTTTATCGCCATATGCGATCACTAAATATGTGAATGAATTATATGCTGATATTTTTTCTAAAACATATGGCATGTCGTGTATTGGTCTGCGTTACTTTAACGTATTTGGAAGAAGACAAGATCCTAACGAGGCCTATGCCGCAGTTATCCCATTATTTGTTAAACAATTCATGAATCACGAATCCCCAGTAATCAATGGAACAGGCGATTATTCGAGAGATTTCACCTATATTGATAATGTGATTCAAATGAATGAATTGACCATGTTAACGGAAAATCCGGGAGCCATTAATACTGTTTATAACACAGCGGTAGGTGATCGAACTACTTTAAACGATTTAATCGGCTATTTAAAAAATTATTTGAGTGCATATGATCCTCAAATTGCTTCAGTTGAAGTGATTCATGGACCAAATCGTCAAGGTGATATCCCTCATTCTTTGGCCACCATAGAAAAAGCCAAACAATTGCTAGGATATCAACCCACCCATACGATTGACAAAGGCTTAAAAGAAGCGGTAAAGTGGTATTGGGAGAATCTTAAATAA
- a CDS encoding mannose-1-phosphate guanylyltransferase — MKIYNVVLSGGVGSRLWPLSRKTHPKQYLEIFNDRSLFELTIKRNKAITTDLMVIGNKDNESLSQKILEKLNVDCIKITEAVPRNTAAAIAFAALAVDENDILIVTPSDHLIQRMDEYQDAIQRAIDLANSDYIVTFGVEPTHPETGYGYIEHKGDTVLSFREKPNHITAKDFIERGNFLWNSGMFCFKAGILLDELKQFEPEIYEKSLQAWNANQDGYLDEALSMEIPANSIDYAVMERSKRIKVVQAKFSWDDLGSFEALYDYFRSGGHPVDRNGNMIIGTNVYTAFVGLSNCIFVSTPTANLILQKEDSQEVKNVYNYLEKKKPELV; from the coding sequence ATGAAAATATATAATGTGGTATTGTCGGGAGGTGTAGGAAGTCGTTTATGGCCTTTATCACGTAAAACACATCCCAAACAATACTTAGAAATATTCAATGATCGTTCTTTATTTGAATTAACTATTAAAAGGAATAAAGCCATTACAACGGATTTAATGGTCATTGGAAATAAAGATAACGAAAGTTTATCTCAAAAGATTCTGGAGAAATTAAACGTCGACTGTATTAAGATTACCGAAGCAGTTCCTCGTAATACGGCTGCGGCAATTGCTTTTGCTGCCTTAGCAGTTGATGAGAATGATATTTTGATTGTAACCCCATCGGATCATTTGATTCAACGCATGGATGAATATCAAGATGCGATTCAACGTGCCATTGATTTAGCGAATTCGGATTACATTGTAACGTTTGGTGTGGAGCCTACGCATCCTGAAACAGGTTATGGGTATATAGAACATAAAGGGGATACTGTTTTATCATTCCGTGAAAAACCTAATCATATTACTGCAAAAGATTTTATTGAACGTGGAAACTTTTTATGGAACAGTGGAATGTTCTGTTTCAAAGCAGGTATTTTATTGGACGAATTAAAACAGTTTGAACCGGAAATCTACGAAAAATCTTTGCAAGCATGGAATGCTAACCAAGATGGTTATTTGGATGAAGCATTATCTATGGAAATTCCGGCGAATAGTATCGATTATGCTGTGATGGAACGCAGTAAACGCATTAAAGTGGTACAGGCTAAGTTTTCATGGGATGATTTGGGTTCATTTGAAGCCTTATATGATTATTTTCGTTCAGGAGGGCACCCGGTAGATCGTAACGGAAATATGATAATCGGTACAAATGTTTATACCGCATTTGTTGGATTAAGCAATTGCATTTTTGTTTCAACACCAACTGCGAATTTAATTTTACAAAAAGAAGATTCACAAGAAGTGAAGAATGTGTATAATTATTTAGAAAAGAAAAAGCCAGAATTGGTTTAA
- a CDS encoding adenylyltransferase/cytidyltransferase family protein, translating to MKIGITFGAFDLLHAGHIMMLEEAKRMCDHLIVGLNTDPQHIDPNKNQPTQSVVERYIQLQGCKYVDEIIPYATEQDLDDILRAIPIDIRIIGEEYRDKDFTGKQFCIDNQIEIYYNKRSHRFSSSSLRQVVANNESIK from the coding sequence ATGAAGATTGGAATAACCTTTGGGGCATTTGATTTATTGCATGCAGGTCACATTATGATGCTCGAAGAAGCAAAAAGAATGTGTGACCATTTGATTGTAGGATTAAATACGGATCCACAACATATTGATCCGAATAAAAATCAACCGACTCAAAGTGTGGTAGAACGTTATATTCAATTACAGGGATGCAAATATGTGGATGAAATAATTCCGTATGCTACCGAACAAGATTTAGATGATATTTTAAGAGCGATTCCGATTGACATCCGAATCATTGGAGAAGAATACCGTGATAAAGATTTTACAGGAAAACAATTTTGTATCGACAATCAAATTGAAATATATTACAATAAAAGAAGCCATCGTTTTTCAAGCTCTTCTTTACGCCAAGTAGTGGCAAATAATGAGAGCATAAAATAA